A section of the Streptomyces sp. SCL15-4 genome encodes:
- a CDS encoding cysteine desulfurase family protein has protein sequence MAYLDHAATTPMLPEAAEALTARLSITGNASSLHASGRQARRTVEEARETLAEALGARPSEVVFTSGGTEADNLAVKGLYWSRAAADPARTRVLASPVEHHAVLDAVHWLGEHEGATVEYLPVDTHGRVHPDALREAIARDPDDVALATVMWANNEIGTIMPVRELADVAAEFGVPLHADAVQAFGQVPVDFAASGLAAMTVSGHKIGGPYGIGALLLGREYSPVPVLHGGGQERHVRSGTLDVPAVASFAVAGRLAAERRERFAREIGGLRDRLVDAVRDAVPDAILGGDPAPGGRLPANAHFTFPGCEGDSLLLLLDAQGIECSTGSACTAGVAQPSHVLLATGTDPDLARGTLRFSLGHTSTEADVEAVAKAIGPAVERARAAGLT, from the coding sequence ACCGCCCGGCTGAGCATCACGGGCAACGCCTCCTCCCTCCACGCGTCCGGCCGGCAGGCCCGCCGCACGGTCGAGGAAGCCCGCGAAACCCTCGCGGAAGCCCTCGGCGCCCGCCCCAGCGAGGTCGTGTTCACCTCGGGCGGCACCGAGGCCGACAACCTCGCCGTCAAGGGCCTGTACTGGTCCCGCGCCGCCGCCGACCCCGCCCGCACCCGCGTCCTCGCCAGTCCCGTCGAGCACCACGCCGTCCTCGACGCCGTGCACTGGCTCGGCGAACACGAGGGCGCCACCGTCGAGTACCTCCCCGTCGACACCCACGGCCGCGTCCACCCCGACGCGCTGCGCGAGGCCATCGCCCGCGACCCCGACGACGTCGCCCTGGCCACCGTGATGTGGGCCAACAACGAGATCGGCACGATCATGCCGGTCCGCGAACTGGCCGACGTAGCCGCCGAGTTCGGCGTCCCCCTGCACGCCGACGCGGTCCAGGCGTTCGGTCAGGTCCCCGTCGACTTCGCCGCCTCCGGCCTCGCCGCGATGACCGTCTCCGGCCACAAGATCGGCGGCCCGTACGGCATCGGCGCCCTGCTCCTCGGCCGCGAGTACAGCCCCGTGCCCGTCCTGCACGGCGGCGGCCAGGAGCGGCACGTCCGCTCCGGCACGCTCGACGTGCCCGCCGTCGCCTCCTTCGCCGTGGCCGGCCGGCTCGCCGCCGAGCGGCGCGAGCGGTTCGCGCGGGAGATCGGCGGCCTGCGCGACCGGCTGGTCGACGCCGTGCGCGACGCCGTACCGGACGCGATCCTCGGCGGCGACCCGGCGCCCGGTGGCCGGCTGCCGGCCAACGCGCACTTCACCTTCCCCGGCTGCGAGGGCGACTCCCTGCTGCTCCTGCTGGACGCCCAGGGCATCGAGTGCTCCACCGGCTCCGCCTGCACCGCGGGCGTCGCCCAGCCCAGCCACGTCCTCCTGGCCACCGGCACCGACCCGGACCTGGCCCGCGGCACCCTGCGCTTCTCCCTCGGCCACACCTCCACCGAGGCGGACGTGGAGGCCGTGGCCAAGGCGATCGGCCCGGCGGTGGAACGCGCCCGCGCGGCCGGCCTCACCTAG
- a CDS encoding N-acetylmuramoyl-L-alanine amidase: protein MGATTGPAAGAGAGPPGGDGDRRLGRRALLVGGVAAAVGTALLAREELSRSWWRLPGVDKPRAAGAVDFRGARWVAASAANYRRADRPADYPVDRVVVHVTQGGYASAVRAFQDPGHGAAAHYIVRADGRITQLIRELDVAFHAGNRQYNERSVGIEHEGFVEDAGSFTDAMYAASARLTAAICGRYGIPADREHVIGHAQVPGTDHTDPGPFWDWERYLRLVGAERAEAPPAR from the coding sequence ATGGGGGCGACGACAGGGCCGGCGGCGGGGGCGGGCGCGGGGCCGCCCGGAGGCGACGGGGACCGGCGGCTGGGGCGGCGGGCGCTGCTGGTGGGCGGGGTCGCGGCGGCCGTGGGCACGGCGCTGCTGGCCCGCGAGGAGCTGTCCCGGTCGTGGTGGCGGCTGCCCGGGGTGGACAAGCCGCGGGCGGCGGGCGCGGTGGACTTCCGGGGCGCGCGCTGGGTGGCGGCCTCGGCGGCGAACTACCGGCGGGCGGACCGGCCGGCCGACTATCCGGTGGACCGGGTCGTCGTCCACGTCACCCAGGGCGGGTACGCGTCGGCGGTGCGGGCCTTCCAGGATCCCGGCCACGGTGCGGCGGCGCACTACATCGTGCGCGCGGACGGACGGATCACCCAGCTGATCCGCGAGCTGGACGTCGCCTTCCACGCGGGCAACCGGCAGTACAACGAACGCAGTGTCGGCATCGAGCACGAGGGCTTCGTGGAGGACGCCGGGTCCTTCACCGACGCCATGTACGCGGCCTCGGCCCGGCTGACGGCCGCGATATGCGGGCGCTACGGCATCCCCGCGGACCGGGAGCACGTCATCGGGCACGCCCAGGTGCCGGGCACGGACCACACGGACCCGGGGCCGTTCTGGGACTGGGAGCGGTATCTGCGCCTGGTCGGCGCCGAGCGCGCCGAGGCCCCGCCGGCTAGGTGA